Proteins from a single region of Runella sp. SP2:
- a CDS encoding DUF11 domain-containing protein, with the protein MKKLTTLLIASLLFSRLLNAQTCKLTDYLYLNDPQDYQTQGFVHKLKIGTGGTLTEVPNGLGNIPWFPQGGGLGSPHGLGQDLNGNLYIGANSDTGPIAKITCEGTLVNLNFINDAGYNIVSKDGYLFVNSSSNNRISRYALCDGSAQGYVTLNGSTQLDWGLFISSNGTFYATTGLDPAFASATGTKAIYRFTPTDADFVNHTNYSPLVSANNVPPGAAAANLPIQSAWLWGITADDAGNMYVIAEDPWFNYQGTTWTGFTWILKYDPNGNLVAWTKDEQTTTPTVGFKGGRGILYYPAADVLYIAAGPHGDCVSMIKPSDLSYMGAAAGNVPNQNPKTLRIASEACPVNASTKVDTTLCNVKVGDKIFLSQIVGACNAPICGGTWTAAPTNVGMSFNECDLSFTVTGLNGCGKYTLTNVGGTCGDFTIEVNVDFANITASVITGNQTVCAGTDPVAFSESTPAAGSGTVSYQWQKSTTSCTTGFTDIAGATNSTYDSPVVSQTTYYRVVTSVVGGCNFPQKKCSDTSNCVTVTVIPAPAFGNLTVSNPTCTGPTANNNGVITLVSATNTDKCGISTLGAATYDGPAYASATAYSTNKNVKTGIPNTGGTYILRLFNGSNDCYKDTTITIAPVVCCTLPVASATPQKQTICVGGTASAFTATPSTGVEYKWYGPLTNTSGSLGTAISGATTATFTPSGAALSTAGSKYYAVVVNTTGDVTCADTAFVQLDVSKITAPAVTALCHANGTPEDGTDDYMTFSIHVSTEPMSTNKFTVTATQGGNPLAVTLSNGSAATSVNCGLNTPLRTPVGSAGKGNVTLTITDNVTGCSTTVVVTDPGTCAVTCVQGTPSTVTYEYGTQVDITELNSLPIIIPKFDEQGGTRVLTSVKLEYLVGGKTAFVFENSAAQSQSFSATASSEATINLNGTDIATNMLEMAIPQTTLPGGILVPATGNWAGDSIPSPVPTPTTLGRMESWVSDYLSVFKDPRVDARWVTNATGDATDDDDMYINPMIADSASGTFTYNTALALAPFIGTGNVPLEVSTLSGLSLTGGGGNLRALQRTRAYASAKVTYTFECILCTKPVALATPKVQTICVGSTATAYTATPSTGVDYKWYGPLADTTSSLGTAVSGATSTTFTPSGAALTTAGTKYYAVVVNTTGDVNCADTAYVQLVVNAKPVITDGSATICAGESVDLTTKITNYDTYLSPVWTVGTAGGTAVTMPSSVKPTGTTTYVLVAQNAAGCKDTANVVVTVNVKPNAGKDTTLACVNAATNTLATSYTLVPSPAGGSWTQLGTTPATATISGNNVTGMSVAGTYQFIYTTTAGCKDTVAVTVAPCAGCVKPNAGADAANVCQPTSTAKLTAVTTGGTWAPIGSPANPSAATIDANGNISGLNAAGTYKFVYSVTSGGQTCTDTAQVTVLAKPVIADGSATICAGESVDLTSKITNYNTYLSPVWTIGTANGTAVATPNSVKPTGTTTYVLVAQNAAGCKDTANVVVTVNVKPSAGKDTTLACVNAATNTLATSYTLVPSPAGGSWSQLGTTPTTAAITGNNVTGMTIAGTYQFIYTTTAGCKDTVAVTVAPCAGCVKPNAGADAANVCQPIKTAKLTAVTTGGMWAPIGSPANPSAATIDASGNISGLNAVGTYRFVYSVMSGGQTCTDTAQVIVLAKPVIADGSATICAGESVDLTSKITNYNTYLSPVWTVGTANGTVVTTPASVKPTGTTTYVLVAQNAAGCKDTANVVVTVNAKPSAGKDTTLVCSNGNVQSSVQLSGTPTGGTWSALTGNPTGTTVNSAGLVSITNATAQGKSFNFVYSVNGCQDTVKVIVPVCQQPCIKSSISSAAPVCSNDAQTYSFTFTVTNKLGIVKVSKGTLSGSNPYTVTGIPSGQNVIITDSLSAICKTDTTIAGVNCNCNPALPQLLTPSLTACIGDTFPTLKATVVGLATVEWFSQQTGGTVLATGLSFKPSGTVTSNTVFYAQARSTDPTCPTAVSTSRVPATINAQDCTKEVDLALSKSISKKIAQIGDVLTYTLKVWNESATNATGVSVTDSIATTVQFVSGSFVASRGSATISGNVIKWNIGSISANGDTVTLTYQIKVTQEGIHFNTAEICTTNEKDVDSTPCNDDDTEDDIDRECFTVPVKLCPGEVVEVNIPAKYTNVQWFKNGGTTPVASGNSLLLSDLGSYTFTATNQTCPAEGCCPVIIEAGTNCCPVDLCIPFTIKQTKKAGKKL; encoded by the coding sequence ATGAAAAAGTTAACTACCTTACTTATTGCCTCGTTGCTTTTTAGCAGGTTACTTAATGCACAAACGTGCAAACTCACAGATTATCTTTATTTGAACGATCCTCAGGATTATCAAACACAAGGTTTTGTTCATAAACTTAAAATTGGTACTGGTGGTACACTGACAGAAGTTCCAAACGGCTTAGGGAATATTCCTTGGTTTCCGCAAGGTGGTGGTTTAGGCTCTCCGCACGGATTAGGACAAGATTTGAATGGCAATCTTTATATCGGTGCAAATTCAGATACTGGACCAATTGCTAAAATTACCTGCGAGGGTACTTTAGTCAACCTAAATTTTATCAATGATGCTGGTTATAATATCGTCTCCAAAGATGGGTATTTATTTGTAAACTCTTCGAGTAACAACCGCATCAGTCGTTATGCGCTTTGCGATGGTTCTGCTCAAGGATACGTAACCCTCAATGGAAGTACTCAGCTTGATTGGGGGCTTTTTATTAGCTCAAATGGCACTTTTTATGCAACGACAGGCCTTGATCCCGCATTTGCCAGTGCTACTGGTACGAAAGCTATTTATAGATTTACCCCTACTGATGCTGATTTTGTTAATCATACAAATTACTCTCCATTGGTTTCTGCCAACAACGTGCCGCCAGGTGCAGCAGCAGCGAATCTACCTATTCAGTCTGCATGGCTTTGGGGTATTACTGCCGATGATGCGGGTAATATGTATGTAATAGCTGAAGACCCTTGGTTTAATTATCAAGGTACCACTTGGACGGGCTTTACTTGGATATTAAAATATGATCCTAATGGTAATTTAGTAGCGTGGACAAAAGATGAACAAACAACCACGCCTACAGTTGGATTTAAAGGTGGTCGTGGTATTCTTTATTATCCTGCCGCAGATGTGTTGTATATTGCTGCTGGTCCTCATGGAGATTGTGTTTCAATGATTAAGCCGTCTGATTTATCCTATATGGGTGCGGCAGCAGGGAATGTTCCAAATCAAAACCCTAAAACCCTCCGAATTGCTTCTGAGGCTTGCCCAGTGAATGCTTCAACTAAAGTTGATACAACACTTTGTAACGTTAAAGTGGGAGATAAAATCTTCCTTTCTCAGATCGTTGGAGCTTGTAACGCCCCAATTTGCGGGGGAACCTGGACGGCTGCGCCAACAAACGTAGGTATGTCATTTAATGAATGTGACCTTAGTTTTACTGTTACTGGATTAAACGGATGCGGAAAGTACACGCTTACTAATGTTGGAGGTACATGTGGTGATTTTACTATTGAGGTAAACGTTGATTTTGCCAACATAACTGCATCGGTGATAACTGGTAATCAAACAGTGTGTGCAGGTACGGATCCTGTTGCTTTTTCGGAAAGTACCCCAGCTGCGGGTAGTGGGACGGTTAGCTACCAATGGCAAAAAAGTACCACTTCGTGCACTACAGGTTTTACTGATATTGCAGGGGCTACCAATAGTACCTATGATTCTCCAGTTGTTTCGCAGACTACGTACTATCGGGTAGTGACTTCGGTCGTAGGAGGATGTAACTTCCCACAAAAAAAATGTAGTGATACAAGTAATTGTGTGACCGTTACGGTAATTCCTGCTCCTGCATTTGGGAACCTGACCGTTTCAAATCCAACTTGTACTGGACCCACTGCCAACAACAACGGTGTAATCACCCTTGTGTCGGCTACGAATACTGATAAATGTGGAATTAGCACCTTAGGGGCAGCAACATACGATGGCCCCGCGTATGCTTCGGCCACAGCTTACTCCACCAATAAAAACGTAAAAACGGGTATTCCAAATACGGGTGGGACATATATATTACGGTTGTTTAATGGCTCAAACGATTGCTATAAAGACACGACGATAACTATTGCGCCAGTGGTATGTTGTACGCTTCCCGTAGCCTCAGCCACTCCTCAAAAACAAACGATTTGCGTTGGTGGAACAGCCTCAGCCTTCACGGCAACGCCAAGCACGGGTGTAGAATATAAATGGTATGGCCCACTGACGAATACCTCAGGCAGTTTGGGTACGGCCATCAGCGGCGCAACGACTGCGACTTTTACGCCAAGTGGCGCAGCTTTAAGTACTGCGGGGTCAAAATACTATGCAGTAGTAGTGAATACCACGGGCGATGTGACGTGTGCGGATACGGCCTTTGTCCAGTTGGATGTGAGCAAAATTACAGCTCCCGCAGTGACGGCTCTTTGCCACGCCAACGGTACGCCTGAAGATGGTACAGATGATTACATGACGTTTAGCATTCATGTGTCCACTGAGCCCATGAGCACCAATAAATTTACGGTAACGGCCACGCAAGGCGGGAATCCACTAGCAGTAACGTTATCAAACGGCAGCGCGGCAACTTCGGTAAATTGTGGCTTGAACACCCCATTACGTACGCCAGTAGGAAGCGCGGGCAAAGGCAACGTGACCTTAACAATTACGGACAATGTAACAGGCTGCTCGACGACTGTAGTTGTGACCGACCCAGGAACTTGTGCCGTAACTTGCGTGCAAGGAACGCCTAGTACAGTGACGTATGAGTATGGTACCCAAGTGGACATCACAGAGCTAAACTCATTGCCGATTATTATACCAAAGTTTGACGAACAAGGCGGCACTCGGGTGCTAACATCGGTGAAATTAGAATATTTAGTGGGTGGCAAAACGGCCTTTGTGTTTGAAAACAGCGCAGCCCAATCGCAGTCTTTCAGTGCGACTGCCAGTTCGGAGGCAACGATTAATTTGAATGGGACAGACATCGCGACGAATATGTTAGAGATGGCGATTCCTCAAACGACGTTGCCAGGAGGTATTTTGGTACCAGCGACGGGTAATTGGGCGGGAGATAGTATTCCATCGCCAGTACCCACGCCAACAACCTTGGGTCGCATGGAGTCGTGGGTAAGTGATTATTTGTCTGTTTTCAAAGACCCTCGGGTGGATGCGCGTTGGGTGACGAATGCGACGGGCGATGCGACGGATGACGATGACATGTATATCAACCCGATGATAGCGGATTCGGCGAGTGGAACGTTTACGTATAATACAGCATTGGCGCTGGCTCCCTTTATTGGGACGGGCAATGTGCCTTTAGAAGTGAGTACGTTATCTGGCCTTAGTTTGACAGGCGGTGGAGGCAACTTGCGTGCTTTACAACGGACGCGGGCGTATGCGAGTGCGAAGGTGACATATACATTTGAATGTATTCTGTGCACCAAACCAGTGGCATTAGCGACGCCGAAAGTACAGACAATTTGCGTAGGCAGTACAGCAACGGCCTACACAGCCACGCCAAGTACAGGCGTCGACTACAAGTGGTATGGCCCATTGGCAGACACAACGAGCAGCTTAGGCACAGCCGTGAGTGGGGCAACAAGTACGACGTTTACACCAAGTGGCGCAGCATTAACCACGGCAGGAACGAAGTATTACGCAGTGGTGGTAAACACGACGGGAGATGTGAATTGTGCGGACACAGCTTATGTACAATTGGTAGTGAACGCCAAGCCAGTAATTACCGACGGCAGTGCGACGATTTGCGCAGGCGAGTCAGTTGATTTGACTACGAAAATCACGAATTACGATACCTACTTGAGTCCAGTGTGGACAGTAGGTACGGCGGGTGGTACGGCCGTAACAATGCCAAGTTCAGTGAAGCCAACGGGCACAACGACGTATGTATTGGTAGCACAAAATGCAGCTGGTTGTAAAGACACGGCGAATGTGGTAGTGACGGTGAATGTCAAACCAAATGCAGGCAAAGATACGACCTTGGCTTGTGTGAATGCCGCGACAAATACTTTGGCGACAAGTTATACCTTAGTCCCAAGTCCCGCAGGAGGAAGTTGGACACAATTAGGGACAACTCCAGCGACGGCGACTATTTCTGGCAACAACGTAACGGGTATGAGTGTGGCAGGAACTTACCAGTTTATTTACACAACAACGGCAGGTTGCAAAGACACGGTAGCAGTAACAGTAGCACCGTGCGCAGGTTGTGTGAAACCAAATGCAGGTGCTGATGCAGCGAATGTATGCCAACCAACGAGTACGGCGAAGCTGACGGCAGTGACGACAGGAGGCACGTGGGCACCGATTGGTAGTCCCGCCAATCCAAGCGCAGCAACGATAGACGCCAATGGCAATATCAGCGGTTTGAATGCAGCGGGCACGTATAAGTTTGTCTATTCGGTAACGAGCGGTGGTCAAACGTGTACGGACACGGCGCAAGTGACTGTACTTGCCAAGCCAGTAATTGCCGACGGTTCTGCGACGATTTGCGCAGGCGAGTCAGTGGATTTGACGTCTAAGATTACCAATTACAATACGTATTTGAGTCCAGTGTGGACAATAGGAACAGCAAATGGCACGGCCGTAGCAACGCCAAATTCAGTAAAACCAACTGGCACAACGACTTACGTATTGGTGGCACAAAATGCAGCAGGTTGCAAAGACACGGCGAATGTGGTAGTAACGGTGAATGTCAAACCAAGCGCGGGTAAAGACACGACCTTGGCGTGTGTGAATGCGGCGACAAATACTTTGGCAACAAGTTATACTTTAGTGCCAAGCCCCGCAGGAGGAAGCTGGTCACAATTAGGGACAACACCAACGACGGCAGCGATTACGGGTAACAACGTGACAGGCATGACTATCGCAGGAACGTACCAGTTTATTTACACAACAACGGCAGGTTGCAAAGACACGGTCGCAGTAACGGTCGCGCCATGTGCAGGTTGTGTAAAACCAAATGCGGGAGCTGATGCAGCGAATGTATGCCAACCAATCAAAACAGCGAAGTTGACGGCAGTGACGACAGGTGGCATGTGGGCACCAATTGGCAGTCCAGCCAACCCGTCAGCAGCAACGATAGATGCCAGTGGCAACATCAGTGGCTTGAATGCAGTGGGAACATACCGTTTTGTTTACTCAGTAATGAGCGGCGGTCAAACGTGTACGGACACGGCGCAAGTGATTGTACTTGCCAAGCCAGTGATAGCCGACGGCAGCGCGACGATTTGCGCAGGAGAGTCAGTGGATTTAACTTCTAAGATTACCAATTACAATACGTACTTGAGTCCAGTGTGGACGGTAGGTACGGCGAATGGCACGGTAGTGACGACGCCAGCGTCTGTGAAACCAACTGGTACAACGACGTATGTGTTGGTGGCACAAAATGCGGCTGGTTGTAAAGACACAGCGAATGTGGTAGTGACGGTGAATGCCAAACCAAGCGCGGGTAAAGATACGACCTTGGTTTGTTCAAACGGCAATGTGCAATCAAGCGTACAATTATCAGGGACGCCGACGGGAGGCACATGGTCAGCATTGACGGGCAATCCGACGGGCACGACGGTAAACAGTGCTGGCTTGGTGAGTATCACCAACGCCACTGCCCAAGGCAAGTCGTTTAATTTTGTTTATTCGGTAAATGGTTGTCAAGATACGGTGAAGGTGATTGTCCCAGTTTGTCAACAACCTTGTATTAAATCGTCGATTAGTTCAGCGGCTCCTGTTTGTTCAAACGATGCTCAGACGTATAGTTTTACCTTCACAGTGACCAACAAATTGGGCATTGTGAAAGTGAGTAAAGGTACATTGAGCGGAAGTAATCCATACACAGTAACAGGTATTCCATCGGGTCAGAACGTAATTATTACCGATAGTTTGAGCGCAATTTGTAAGACTGATACGACGATAGCGGGCGTTAATTGTAACTGTAATCCAGCCTTGCCCCAATTGTTGACGCCAAGTTTGACGGCTTGTATCGGTGATACTTTCCCAACGTTGAAAGCGACGGTGGTGGGTCTTGCGACGGTAGAATGGTTTAGCCAACAAACGGGCGGAACAGTATTAGCGACGGGCTTGAGTTTCAAGCCAAGTGGTACGGTGACGTCTAATACGGTGTTCTACGCGCAAGCACGCAGTACTGATCCGACCTGTCCAACGGCGGTGAGTACAAGCCGCGTCCCAGCGACAATCAATGCGCAAGATTGTACAAAAGAAGTGGACTTAGCATTGTCGAAGTCTATTAGCAAGAAAATAGCTCAGATTGGCGATGTGTTGACCTATACTTTAAAAGTATGGAACGAATCAGCGACAAATGCCACGGGCGTCTCGGTGACAGACAGCATCGCGACTACAGTGCAGTTTGTGAGTGGAAGTTTTGTAGCGAGTCGTGGTAGTGCGACGATAAGTGGCAATGTAATAAAGTGGAACATTGGTAGTATATCGGCCAATGGCGACACAGTGACGTTGACTTACCAAATCAAAGTAACGCAAGAAGGCATACATTTCAATACGGCGGAGATTTGTACGACCAACGAGAAGGATGTAGATTCGACGCCGTGTAATGACGATGATACCGAAGATGACATCGACCGCGAATGTTTTACGGTGCCAGTGAAACTATGCCCAGGGGAAGTAGTGGAAGTAAATATTCCTGCGAAATATACCAATGTACAATGGTTCAAAAATGGCGGTACAACGCCAGTAGCGAGTGGTAACTCGTTGTTGTTGTCTGATTTGGGAAGTTACACTTTCACAGCCACGAACCAGACGTGTCCAGCGGAAGGCTGTTGTCCAGTTATCATCGAAGCTGGTACGAACTGCTGCCCAGTTGATTTGTGTATTCCTTTTACAATCAAACAAACCAAGAAGGCGGGTAAGAAGCTGTAA
- a CDS encoding DUF4833 domain-containing protein has product MKKSLFVFLFTAIPFLFSAVSPEGSSVNTPLPDPDTFPVPRGIPELLFYIQRDPNTNTICYELNVDKNGNLEAEDPVHVFWIRYPEGGMRKDLNFIQRKFAYGINVKANSNGSYDLRSVAYSKLPLHLRKDNYNKYHVYTDINKKECILSRVFIRIDGGSFWSPNVLFIELKGTDVVSGKTMVQRIKPS; this is encoded by the coding sequence ATGAAGAAAAGTCTTTTTGTCTTTTTATTTACAGCCATCCCTTTTTTATTCTCTGCCGTTTCACCCGAAGGTTCGTCGGTCAATACCCCACTGCCCGACCCCGACACCTTTCCTGTGCCCCGCGGGATTCCAGAACTGCTATTTTATATCCAACGCGACCCCAATACCAACACAATTTGCTATGAGCTAAATGTGGACAAAAATGGCAACTTAGAAGCCGAAGATCCCGTACACGTTTTCTGGATTCGGTATCCTGAAGGAGGAATGAGGAAAGACCTCAATTTTATTCAACGTAAGTTTGCCTACGGCATCAACGTCAAGGCCAACAGCAACGGAAGTTACGATTTGCGGTCGGTGGCTTACTCAAAATTACCACTTCATTTACGAAAAGATAATTACAACAAGTACCACGTTTATACCGACATCAACAAAAAAGAATGTATTCTGAGTCGCGTCTTTATTCGCATTGATGGAGGCTCTTTTTGGTCACCCAACGTGCTTTTTATCGAGCTCAAAGGCACTGACGTCGTCTCAGGAAAAACCATGGTTCAACGTATAAAACCTTCCTAA
- a CDS encoding PfkB family carbohydrate kinase, with protein sequence MYDICTIGHITLDKVVTPQSTNYMPGGTSFYFSKALQNAEISYALITAVATEELKVVAELRKSGTEVFALPSEHTVYFENIYSFDQNHREQNVLQKATPFDVPALPDLQARIFHLGPLLSDDISAELVKELARRGMVSLDIQGFLRYVDNQKVRYRDWADKKALLPYIGVLKANEFEMEVLTGHHRVKDGAEYLADLGVKEVIITLGSHGSVIYTDGVFHKIPAFTPSQVADATGCGDTYMAGYLYQRIKGASVQEAGEFGAAMATIKIEASGPFSSDFEKVENVLKFGAHNGYRKVFSWSEALLQ encoded by the coding sequence ATGTATGACATTTGCACCATCGGGCACATTACTCTTGATAAGGTAGTGACCCCGCAATCAACCAACTACATGCCTGGCGGCACCTCTTTTTACTTTTCAAAAGCATTGCAAAATGCCGAAATAAGCTACGCTCTTATCACAGCTGTAGCGACAGAAGAGTTAAAAGTAGTCGCCGAATTGCGTAAATCAGGCACCGAAGTATTTGCCTTACCTAGCGAGCACACGGTGTATTTTGAAAACATTTACAGCTTTGACCAAAACCACCGCGAGCAAAACGTTTTGCAAAAAGCTACGCCCTTTGACGTTCCCGCTCTCCCCGACCTCCAAGCGCGGATTTTCCATTTAGGCCCGCTTCTTTCCGACGATATTTCGGCGGAGTTGGTGAAAGAATTGGCGCGTCGCGGCATGGTTTCGTTGGACATTCAGGGCTTTTTGCGTTACGTTGATAATCAAAAAGTACGTTATCGCGATTGGGCCGACAAAAAAGCATTGCTTCCTTATATTGGTGTTTTAAAAGCCAACGAATTTGAAATGGAGGTATTGACGGGCCACCACCGTGTGAAAGATGGGGCAGAATATTTGGCAGATTTGGGCGTTAAAGAAGTAATCATCACTTTGGGAAGCCACGGCTCGGTTATCTATACCGATGGTGTATTTCACAAAATCCCTGCATTTACCCCATCCCAAGTAGCCGATGCTACGGGTTGCGGCGACACCTACATGGCGGGGTATTTATACCAGCGCATCAAAGGAGCATCTGTCCAAGAAGCAGGCGAGTTTGGTGCCGCCATGGCCACCATCAAAATCGAAGCATCGGGGCCTTTTTCTAGTGATTTTGAAAAAGTAGAAAACGTACTAAAGTTTGGCGCTCACAACGGATACCGAAAGGTCTTTTCGTGGTCGGAAGCCCTGCTTCAATAG
- a CDS encoding HAD family hydrolase, translating to MIKGLLFDYGGTIDTNGLHWGRVLWDSYEKHQAGVPEAVFLKAYSYGERALAIHPIIEPRHTFLDTLQLKVEQQFLFLRNEGIDLPASLGEAIAQDCYQFAKSTVQQAAPVLAELAERYPLVMVSNFYGNLSTVLQDFGIAGYFQAIVESAVVGVRKPDAAIYALGVKELGFAAHECVVIGDSHSKDIVPAKTVGCQTIWLNVKGWETTEVSSEADVEIDDFARILEVIGGL from the coding sequence ATGATAAAAGGATTGCTATTTGATTACGGAGGCACTATTGATACCAACGGCCTCCATTGGGGAAGGGTACTTTGGGACAGCTACGAAAAACACCAAGCAGGTGTACCAGAAGCAGTTTTTCTGAAAGCCTATTCCTACGGAGAAAGGGCCTTGGCCATTCACCCAATTATTGAGCCTCGGCACACTTTTTTAGATACGTTACAACTGAAAGTAGAACAACAGTTTTTGTTTTTGCGCAACGAAGGCATTGACCTACCCGCCTCACTTGGCGAAGCCATTGCCCAGGACTGTTACCAGTTTGCCAAAAGTACCGTTCAGCAAGCAGCGCCCGTTTTGGCTGAATTGGCCGAACGCTATCCTTTGGTGATGGTTTCTAATTTTTACGGAAATCTGTCCACCGTTTTGCAAGACTTCGGAATTGCGGGGTATTTTCAAGCGATTGTTGAATCGGCGGTTGTGGGGGTTCGTAAACCCGATGCGGCCATTTATGCTTTGGGCGTAAAAGAGCTGGGATTTGCTGCTCACGAATGTGTCGTCATTGGCGATTCACACAGCAAAGATATTGTACCTGCCAAAACCGTTGGTTGTCAAACCATTTGGCTCAACGTAAAAGGCTGGGAAACTACCGAGGTAAGTTCGGAAGCTGACGTTGAAATTGATGACTTTGCTCGGATTCTTGAGGTTATCGGCGGGTTGTGA
- a CDS encoding lysylphosphatidylglycerol synthase transmembrane domain-containing protein, whose product MKINAVTYKILFMAIGIGTLVYMVHGLGIEVIWENIQKTGWWFVPVIGSWLVIYILNALAFKAIIEEPNLPQSNLSFGSVLRLTITGYVINYITPFVALGGEPYRIMELKPTLGLQKASSSVLLYSLMHMFSHVIFWLASILLIFAFVPLAPLMLTGCLIMLVVGLILGFWFMRAYKRGFTVSTFRLLTRLPWVGNKVQAMLANKADTLHEIDDQIRILYAERRPRFHASLWLEFAARVVGCAEIYFTGQAIGLNMSIVDSLIISSGSSLFANLIFFLPMQLGTREGGLALALTAVGMPATAGVFIGLVTRIREVVWIGIGLLMMRTKKAQPVVKEEEEELTY is encoded by the coding sequence GTGAAAATCAACGCCGTTACCTACAAAATCCTGTTTATGGCCATTGGCATCGGTACGCTGGTGTACATGGTGCATGGCTTGGGTATTGAGGTTATTTGGGAAAATATCCAAAAAACAGGTTGGTGGTTTGTGCCCGTCATTGGCAGTTGGTTGGTGATTTATATCCTGAATGCGTTGGCGTTCAAAGCCATTATTGAGGAACCTAATTTGCCCCAAAGCAATCTGTCATTTGGGTCAGTTTTGCGACTCACCATTACGGGCTATGTGATTAATTACATCACGCCTTTTGTGGCGTTGGGCGGTGAGCCTTACCGCATTATGGAATTAAAGCCCACGCTGGGACTCCAGAAAGCAAGTTCGTCGGTGCTGCTCTACAGCCTGATGCACATGTTTTCGCACGTGATTTTCTGGCTGGCGTCTATCTTGCTCATTTTTGCTTTTGTGCCGCTGGCTCCTTTGATGCTCACGGGTTGTTTGATTATGCTGGTGGTGGGGCTGATACTGGGATTTTGGTTTATGCGAGCCTACAAGCGCGGCTTTACCGTCAGTACGTTTCGCTTGCTGACGCGCCTGCCTTGGGTCGGGAATAAAGTACAAGCCATGCTGGCCAACAAAGCCGATACGTTGCACGAAATCGACGACCAAATTCGGATTCTCTACGCCGAACGACGTCCTCGCTTTCACGCTTCACTTTGGCTCGAATTTGCAGCGCGCGTGGTGGGTTGTGCCGAAATTTACTTTACAGGCCAAGCCATTGGGCTCAATATGTCCATCGTCGATTCGCTGATTATCAGCTCTGGGTCGTCGTTGTTTGCCAACCTTATTTTCTTTTTACCCATGCAGCTCGGCACCCGCGAAGGTGGCTTGGCGCTGGCCCTGACGGCCGTGGGTATGCCTGCCACGGCGGGGGTATTCATCGGGTTGGTAACGCGCATCCGTGAAGTGGTTTGGATTGGAATCGGACTATTGATGATGAGAACAAAAAAAGCGCAACCTGTTGTCAAGGAAGAAGAAGAAGAGCTCACTTACTGA
- a CDS encoding CDP-alcohol phosphatidyltransferase family protein gives METLTKDTQTPQPSAFQSSLKSSDTEERIDIWFYRPIGYQIALFCAKIGITPNAVTIISIFFGVAAGILFYYQELWINVIGMLSLVFANSLDSADGQLARLTNNKSRLGRILDGLAGDFWFIAIHVAICLRSQNEGWSALIWVPGVIAGLSHIVQSAMADYYRNVHLFFIKGTSGSELDNSRDLQKEYDALSWSNHFFPKLVARNYLNYTKLQESFSPNLQKLLGVVRERFQNGLPEWLITDFRAMNKPLMKYTNIVQFNTRVLFLFLWLFIDQAWIYFLFDIFVLNPILIYMCVSQEKVSRHFYQKLTA, from the coding sequence ATGGAGACATTGACAAAAGATACCCAAACGCCTCAGCCAAGTGCATTTCAAAGTTCGCTCAAGTCCAGCGATACCGAAGAGCGAATTGACATTTGGTTTTACCGCCCCATTGGCTACCAAATTGCACTTTTTTGTGCCAAAATCGGCATTACGCCCAACGCCGTCACCATCATCAGTATTTTCTTTGGCGTAGCGGCGGGGATTCTCTTTTATTACCAAGAATTGTGGATCAACGTCATCGGGATGTTATCGTTGGTGTTTGCCAACTCCCTCGACAGCGCCGACGGTCAGTTGGCTCGTTTGACCAACAACAAAAGCCGTTTGGGACGTATTTTAGACGGACTGGCGGGCGATTTTTGGTTCATTGCCATTCACGTCGCTATCTGCTTGCGCAGTCAAAACGAAGGCTGGAGCGCCCTGATTTGGGTGCCTGGCGTAATTGCAGGATTATCTCACATCGTTCAATCAGCCATGGCTGACTACTACCGAAATGTTCACTTGTTTTTTATCAAAGGAACTTCTGGGAGTGAGTTAGACAACAGCCGCGATTTGCAAAAAGAATACGATGCCCTTTCGTGGAGTAATCATTTCTTCCCGAAACTCGTTGCCCGTAATTACCTCAATTACACCAAATTACAAGAAAGTTTCTCGCCTAATCTTCAAAAACTTTTGGGCGTAGTGCGCGAACGCTTCCAAAACGGCTTACCCGAATGGCTTATCACCGATTTTCGGGCCATGAACAAGCCGTTGATGAAATATACCAACATCGTTCAGTTCAACACCCGCGTACTGTTCTTGTTTTTGTGGCTCTTTATCGACCAAGCGTGGATTTACTTTCTCTTCGACATTTTTGTGCTTAACCCCATTTTGATTTACATGTGCGTAAGTCAGGAAAAAGTAAGCCGTCATTTTTACCAAAAACTAACTGCCTAA